Proteins from a genomic interval of Danio rerio strain Tuebingen ecotype United States chromosome 4, GRCz12tu, whole genome shotgun sequence:
- the LOC137491026 gene encoding uncharacterized protein isoform X2: MVFIKEESEDVKIEETFTVKHEDLQEQTELIEENEGSKEEEHDVKIEEKTNLQTNGILKKRDENRFTCTQCGRNFGRKGDLTIHMRIHTGEKLVTCTQCGKSFSKSSSLNQHMRIHAGEKPSACSQCGKSFSCSSHLNKHMRNHTGEKPFSCTQCGKSFSYPSALNKHMRIHTGEKPFSCTQCGKSFSYSSSLNYHMMIHAGEKPSACSQCGKSFSCSSHLNKHMMIHTGKKPFTCTQCGKSFRNSLFLKQHMMIHTGEKPFTCTQCGKSFSRSSSLNHHIMIHTGEKPFTCTQCGKSFIQSSQLNLHMRIHTGEKPFSCTQCGKSFRRSSSLKQHMRTHTGEKPFTCTQCGKSFRRSSHLNHHMRIHTGEKPFTCTQCGKSFRRSSHLNHHMRIHTGEKPFSCTQCGKSFSKSSSLNHHMRTHTGEKPFTCTQCGKSFRNSLFLKQHMMIHTGEKPFSCTQCGKNFSKSSSLNHHMRTHTGEKPFSCTQCGKNFSKSSSLNHHMRTHTGEKPFSCTQCGKSFIQSSQLNRHMRIHTGEKPLTCTRCGKSFSRSLNFNLHMRIHTEEKPFTCT, encoded by the exons atggtgtttattaaagaggagagtgaagatgtgaagattgaagaaacattcacagtcaaacatgaagatctacaggaacaaacag agctaattgaagagaatgaggggagtaaagaaGAGGAACAtgatgtcaaaattgaggaaaaaactaatttacagaccaatggtattttgaaaaaaagagacgaaaatcgtttcacctgcactcaatgTGGAAGGAATTTTGGAAGAAAAGGCGATCTTacgattcacatgaggatccacactggagagaaactggtcacatgcactcagtgtgggaagagtttcagcaaatcatcatcccttaatcaacacatgaggatccacgcTGGAGAGAAACCATCCGCATGctcccagtgtgggaagagtttcagttgCTCATctcaccttaataaacacatgaggaaccacactggagagaaaccattctcatgcactcagtgtgggaagagtttcagctacCCATCagcccttaataaacacatgaggatccacactggagagaaaccattctcatgcactcagtgtgggaagagtttcagctactcatcatcccttaattacCACATGATGATCCACGCTGGAGAGAAACCATCCGCATGctcccagtgtgggaagagtttcagttgCTCATctcaccttaataaacacatgatgatccacactggaaagaaaccattcacatgcactcagtgtgggaagagtttcagaaactcattatttcttaaacaacacatgatgatccacactggagagaaaccattcacatgcactcagtgtgggaagagtttcagccgatcaTCATCTCTTAATCACCACatcatgatccacactggagagaaaccattcacatgcactcagtgtgggaagagtttcatacaATCATCACaacttaatctacacatgaggatccacactggagagaaaccattctcatgcactcagtgtgggaagagtttcagacgcTCATCATCTCTTAAACAACATatgaggacccacactggagagaaaccattcacatgcactcagtgtggtaaGAGTTTCAGACGCTCATctcaccttaatcaccacatgaggatccacactggagaaaaaccattcacatgcactcagtgtggtaaGAGTTTCAGACGCTCATctcaccttaatcaccacatgaggatccacactggagaaaaaccattctcatgcactcagtgtgggaagagtttcagcaaatcatcatcccttaatcaccacatgaggacccacactggagagaaaccattcacatgcactcagtgtgggaagagtttcagaaactcattatttcttaaacaacacatgatgatccacactggagagaaaccattctcatgcactcagtgtgggaaaaatttcagcaaatcatcatcccttaatcaccacatgaggacccacactggagaaaaaccattctcatgcactcagtgtgggaaaaatttcagcaaatcatcatcccttaatcaccacatgaggacccacactggagagaaaccattctcatgcactcagtgtgggaagagtttcatacaATCATCACAACTTaaccgacacatgaggatccacactggagagaaaccactcacatgcactcggtgtggaaagagtttcagccgctcattaaactttaatctacacatgaggatccacactgaagagaaaccattcacttgcacctAA
- the LOC137491026 gene encoding uncharacterized protein isoform X1 has translation MTGTVIGKKVKQNKDFYFVVTCDVIRRRRFSAVIQLEKGQSVQTQRKAPAEATDLHTVIKMVFIKEESEDVKIEETFTVKHEDLQEQTELIEENEGSKEEEHDVKIEEKTNLQTNGILKKRDENRFTCTQCGRNFGRKGDLTIHMRIHTGEKLVTCTQCGKSFSKSSSLNQHMRIHAGEKPSACSQCGKSFSCSSHLNKHMRNHTGEKPFSCTQCGKSFSYPSALNKHMRIHTGEKPFSCTQCGKSFSYSSSLNYHMMIHAGEKPSACSQCGKSFSCSSHLNKHMMIHTGKKPFTCTQCGKSFRNSLFLKQHMMIHTGEKPFTCTQCGKSFSRSSSLNHHIMIHTGEKPFTCTQCGKSFIQSSQLNLHMRIHTGEKPFSCTQCGKSFRRSSSLKQHMRTHTGEKPFTCTQCGKSFRRSSHLNHHMRIHTGEKPFTCTQCGKSFRRSSHLNHHMRIHTGEKPFSCTQCGKSFSKSSSLNHHMRTHTGEKPFTCTQCGKSFRNSLFLKQHMMIHTGEKPFSCTQCGKNFSKSSSLNHHMRTHTGEKPFSCTQCGKNFSKSSSLNHHMRTHTGEKPFSCTQCGKSFIQSSQLNRHMRIHTGEKPLTCTRCGKSFSRSLNFNLHMRIHTEEKPFTCT, from the exons atgactggaACAGTAATTGGCAAAAAAGTGAAACAaaataaagacttttattttgtcgtgacgtgtgacgtcatcaggcggcgccgctttagcgctgtgattcaactggagaaag gacaaagtgtccaaacacagagaaaagctcctgctgaagcgactgatctacacactgttataaagatggtgtttattaaagaggagagtgaagatgtgaagattgaagaaacattcacagtcaaacatgaagatctacaggaacaaacag agctaattgaagagaatgaggggagtaaagaaGAGGAACAtgatgtcaaaattgaggaaaaaactaatttacagaccaatggtattttgaaaaaaagagacgaaaatcgtttcacctgcactcaatgTGGAAGGAATTTTGGAAGAAAAGGCGATCTTacgattcacatgaggatccacactggagagaaactggtcacatgcactcagtgtgggaagagtttcagcaaatcatcatcccttaatcaacacatgaggatccacgcTGGAGAGAAACCATCCGCATGctcccagtgtgggaagagtttcagttgCTCATctcaccttaataaacacatgaggaaccacactggagagaaaccattctcatgcactcagtgtgggaagagtttcagctacCCATCagcccttaataaacacatgaggatccacactggagagaaaccattctcatgcactcagtgtgggaagagtttcagctactcatcatcccttaattacCACATGATGATCCACGCTGGAGAGAAACCATCCGCATGctcccagtgtgggaagagtttcagttgCTCATctcaccttaataaacacatgatgatccacactggaaagaaaccattcacatgcactcagtgtgggaagagtttcagaaactcattatttcttaaacaacacatgatgatccacactggagagaaaccattcacatgcactcagtgtgggaagagtttcagccgatcaTCATCTCTTAATCACCACatcatgatccacactggagagaaaccattcacatgcactcagtgtgggaagagtttcatacaATCATCACaacttaatctacacatgaggatccacactggagagaaaccattctcatgcactcagtgtgggaagagtttcagacgcTCATCATCTCTTAAACAACATatgaggacccacactggagagaaaccattcacatgcactcagtgtggtaaGAGTTTCAGACGCTCATctcaccttaatcaccacatgaggatccacactggagaaaaaccattcacatgcactcagtgtggtaaGAGTTTCAGACGCTCATctcaccttaatcaccacatgaggatccacactggagaaaaaccattctcatgcactcagtgtgggaagagtttcagcaaatcatcatcccttaatcaccacatgaggacccacactggagagaaaccattcacatgcactcagtgtgggaagagtttcagaaactcattatttcttaaacaacacatgatgatccacactggagagaaaccattctcatgcactcagtgtgggaaaaatttcagcaaatcatcatcccttaatcaccacatgaggacccacactggagaaaaaccattctcatgcactcagtgtgggaaaaatttcagcaaatcatcatcccttaatcaccacatgaggacccacactggagagaaaccattctcatgcactcagtgtgggaagagtttcatacaATCATCACAACTTaaccgacacatgaggatccacactggagagaaaccactcacatgcactcggtgtggaaagagtttcagccgctcattaaactttaatctacacatgaggatccacactgaagagaaaccattcacttgcacctAA